The proteins below come from a single Eriocheir sinensis breed Jianghai 21 chromosome 11, ASM2467909v1, whole genome shotgun sequence genomic window:
- the LOC126997051 gene encoding splicing factor 3B subunit 6-like — MALAQKRTHVRLPPEVNRILYVRNLPYKITGEEMYDIFGKYGAIRQIRVGNTPETRGTAFVVFEDIFDAKNACDHLSGFNVCGRYLVVLYYQSNKAFKKMDAEKKQAELDRVKTKYGINTEELKK; from the exons atggCGTTAGCACAGAAGAGGACGCAC GTCCGGCTTCCCCCTGAGGTGAACCGCATTCTGTATGTGCGTAACCTGCCCTACAAGATCACCGGTGAGGAAATGTACGACATCTTTGGAAAGTATGGAGCCATCAGACAGATCAGAGT TGGCAACACCCCAGAAACTCGAGGCACCGCGTTTGTCGTGTTTGAGGACATTTTTGACGCCAAGAACGCCTGTGACCACTTGTCGGGCTTCAATGTGTGCGGCAGATACCTGGTTGTGCTCTACTACCAG tcCAACAAGGCGTTCAAGAAGATGGATGCTGAGAAGAAACAGGCTGAGCTGGACAGAGTCAAGACTAAATATGGCATAAACACGGAGGAACTGAAGAAATAG
- the LOC126997049 gene encoding uncharacterized protein LOC126997049, which translates to MSECQAWSRLEGVLERLGEVEDGGVMLVVRDDTLLHKLHTHLHRQLLWARDTGQDWGQKETLLRFIQTLLDPSVTANTGNSASVALALHVLASLVTVEPDFSTFEESKALSLFLLSLPRVRSEPSLASPALSLAMAFMAHPNGLFWLVKNGIWEKMLLPCLRSPSIFVQREGVNVIAAFILQLMDTQHFEGLVKDLYLLVDKFCELQSHMGSTAEAEELRQTNLRVLNVFKQLYWQTLGKSAVYSKIRNIEDLNSRLLPILQYKVCMSSATGFTDLLILNMLHKFQEKLIKYGIVEQFLLDSLCADMIALTRMLLERGYMDAFVRSSANIHKYWAVMTANMKEKHNIDLTSVEALLHIVTAFQVSSLLALYQSCLEVMIEVWPEKLKIMNRWRDEVHSRIKTKEEVKNEAGRLERQMVASFCKDSLDTVLVAMTCINAVIANADHLNPACAVTLFQGLTFMMCSQASPSSPMRHHVGLQRAVIDSLRVLVEKFNIDWRKCYASVCLMGKLCDMAQIPGLSSQVKVCSLKAMNTCINGFLPPVMSMLVNSGSLEHNSVEQLGQVLALYLGDMEWEVRDSALEVVITCMKLAKEKYPHFVDWLLRHHLNTAVITALGDVEGYVRASAFTVLSNIISIDKVWCELQDENLPHRALSAALTEGEASVRRAALILVQELFLAGKYSEAEMSSLVVRVVQHCGEDPDDEVRLAALDFIHAHILWSLNKAGMVDGEFPSVTFSRGKIIKLDSEEVKSRVVDVLTWMCDCGYLCVLLSGRRDLVTPVAVRARDVFCFLNDLVTRYHITQEDSGGGGQSRIGVGRSRGSAGQEKKQQSPPPQPTKESTKAPPEETVTSHLDQIDKTINEILSSSALENVATIRRQEHPNNLHCVPSPSSPISPKKMVLTPKEIPPACPALPLTSLLQACSTLCQPSCAKADERYQIMEMISLLDDILLEGERQQSHLDDQRLRDCY; encoded by the exons ATGAGTGAGTGCCAGGCGTGGTCGCGGCTGGAGGGTGTGCTGGAGAGGctgggagaggtggaggatgggGGTGTCATGTTAGTGGTTAGAGATGACACACTGCTCCACAAGCTACACACTCACCTCCACAGACAGCTGCTATGGGCCAGGGATACAG GACAAGACTGGGGACAGAAGGAAACACTACTACGCTTTATCCAGACATTGTTGGACCCTTCAGTCACTGCCAACACCGGTAACTCTGCTAGCGTAGCTTTGGCCCTCCATGTGTTGGCGTCCCTTGTCACGGTGGAGCCAGACTTCAGCACATTTGAGGAGAGCAAG gcaCTGTCCCTGTTCCTGTTATCCTTGCCAAGGGTGAGGAGTGAGCCCAGCCTGGCATCCCCAGCTCTGTCCCTCGCTATGGCCTTCATGGCTCACCCCAATGGTCTCTTCTGGCTCGTCAAGAATG GTATCTGGGAGAAGATGCTCCTGCCATGCCTCCGCAGCCCCAGCATCTTTGTACAGCGAGAGGGAGTCAATGTTATTGCGGCATTTATACTTCAGCTTATGGACACGCAG cactTTGAGGGCCTGGTGAAGGATCTGTACCTTCTTGTGGACAAGTTCTGTGAGCTTCAGAGTCACATGGGGAGCACTGCTGAGGCTGAGGAGCTGCGGCAGACTAACCTTAGGGTGCTCAATGTGTTCAAGCAGCTGTACTGGCag ACGCTGGGCAAGTCCGCAGTTTACTCCAAAATCCGCAACATAGAAGACCTGAACAGCCGCCTCCTGCCCATCCTGCAATACAAAGTCTGCATGAGCTCGGCCACTGGCTTCACCGACCTGCTCATCCTCAACATGCTGCACAAG TTCCAGGAGAAGCTCATCAAGTACGGCATCGTGGAACAGTTTCTTCTGGATTCCCTGTGTGCTGACATGATTGCCCTCACCCGCATGCTGCTGGAACGCGGCTACATGGACGCTTTTGTCAG GTCATCGGCAAACATCCACAAGTACTGGGCAGTGATGACGGCCAACATGAAGGAGAAACACAACATTGATCTCACGTCTGTGGAGGCCCTGCTGCACATTGTGACTGCCTTCCAG GTCAGTTCACTGCTGGCACTTTACCAGTCGTGCTTGGAGGTGATGATCGAGGTGTGGCCGGAGAAGCTGAAGATCATGAATCGCTGGAGGGATGAGGTGCACAGCCGCATCAAGACCAAGGAGGAAGTCAAG AATGAGGCTGGGAGGCTTGAGAGGCAAATGGTGGCATCGTTCTGCAAAGACTCGCTGGACACTGTACTCGTGGCCATGACCTGCATCAATGCCGTCATCGCCAACGCAGACCACCTCAATCCT GCCTGTGCTGTGACGCTGTTCCAGGGGCTGACCTTCATGATGTGTTCCCAAGCCTCGCCGTCCTCCCCCATGAGACACCATGTGGGACTGCAGAGGGCTGTCATAGATAGCCTGAGGGTGCTAGTGGAGAA GTTCAACATAGACTGGAGGAAGTGTTACGCATCCGTGTGCCTGATGGGGAAGCTGTGTGACATGGCGCAGATCCCTGGCCTCTCCTCACag GTGAAGGTGTGCTCTCTGAAGGCCATGAACACCTGCATCAACGGCTTCCTTCCCCCGGTGATGTCCATGCTGGTGAACAGTGGCAGCTTGGAGCACAATAGTGTGGAGCAGCTGGgccag GTGTTGGCGTTGTACCTGGGTGACATGGAGTGGGAGGTGCGAGACTCTGCCCTCGAGGTTGTCATCACTTGCATGAAGCTGGCCAAGGAAA AGTACCCTCACTTCGTGGACTGGCTGCTGCGTCACCACCTCAACACTGCCGTCATCACCGCTCTTGGGGATGTAGAGGGCTACGTCAGGGCCAGCGCCTTCACCGTCCTTTCCAACATCATCTCCATCGACAAG GTTTGGTGTGAGCTGCAGGATGAAAATCTGCCTCACCGAGCTCTGTCTGCCGCACTGACCGAAGGGGAGGCGTCCGTAAGAAGGGCCGCACTCATACTGGTGCAGGAGCTGTTCCTTGCTGGGAAGTACAG TGAGGCTGAAATGAGCAGTCTGGTGGTGCGAGTGGTGCAGCACTGCGGCGAGGACCCAGACGATGAGGTGAGACTGGCTGCCCTCGACTTCATCCATGCACACATCCTCTGGTCACTCAACAAGGctg GCATGGTAGATGGTGAGTTTCCGTCCGTCACATTCAGCCGAGGCAAGATCATCAAGCTGGATTCTGAGGAGGTGAAGAGCCGGGTGGTGGATGTGCTGACCTG GATGTGTGATTGTGGGTACCTGTGTGTTCTTCTGTCGGGCCGTCGTGACCTGGTTACCCCGGTGGCTGTGAGGGCGAGGGACGTCTTCTGCTTCCTCAATGACCTTGTGACCCGATACCACATTACCCAGGAAGACAGCGGTGGGGG AGGTCAAAGCAGAATAGGAGTGGGTAGAAGCCGAGGCAGTGCAGGACAAGAGAAGAAGCAACAATCACCTCCGCCTCAGCCCACCAAGGAGTCAACAAAGGCACCACCAGAAGAGACAGTCACCAGCCACCTCGACCAGATAGACAAGACCATCAATGAAATACTGAGCTCGTCGGCGCTGGAAAATGTGGCTAC AATAAGGCGTCAGGAACACCCCAACAACCTGCACTgcgttccctctccttcctccccaatcTCCCCAAAGAAGATGGTTCTCACTCCCAAGGAGATACCCcctgcctgccctgccctgcccctcaCCTCCCTGCTACAGGCATGCTCCACCCTCTGCCAGCCCTCCTGCGCCAAGGCAG ATGAGAGGTACCAGATCATGGAAATGATCTCTCTTCTTGACGACATCCTTCTGGAGGGTGAGCGGCAGCAGAGCCACTTGGATGACCAGCGGCTGAGGGACTGTTACTGA